Sequence from the Piscinibacter sp. HJYY11 genome:
GCGCAAGCTGCGCGACACCCGCAACGCCGACGGCTTCAGCCGCAGCCTGTGGAAGCAGTTCGCGGAGATGGGCTTCACCGGTGTGCTGATCCCCGAGGCCTATGGCGGCATGGGCCTCGGCCTGGTCGAAGCCGGCGTGGTGATGGAAGAGATCGGCCGCAACCTCACCGCCTCGCCCTTCCTCGCCTCCAACGTCGTTGCGGCCACCGCGCTCCTCGCCGCCGGCACGGAGGCGCAGAAGCAGGCCATCCTCCCGAAGATCGCGTCCGGCGAACTCATTGCCACGCTCGCGGTCGACGAGCACAGCAAGCACAACCCGCGCAACACCGCGCTCAAGGCAGAGAAGTCAGCCAGCGGCTACACGCTCGACGGCCACAAGACCTTCGTGCTCGACGGCCACGTGGCCGATCTCTTCATCGTCGCCGCCCGCACCAGCGGCGCGAAGGGTGAGCTCGCGGGCGTGACGCTCTTCCTCGTCGATGCCAAGACGAAGGGCGTGAGCGTGGAGCGTGTGGTGATGGTCGATGCGCACAACGCCGCGCGTGTCACCTTGAACAATATCCCGGTGCCCGAGAGCGCCGTGCTCGGCAAGGTGGGCGAAGGCCTGCTGCCGCTCAACGCTGCGCT
This genomic interval carries:
- a CDS encoding acyl-CoA dehydrogenase family protein, with translation MALVLTEEQGMLRDSAKSFLADNAPVSELRKLRDTRNADGFSRSLWKQFAEMGFTGVLIPEAYGGMGLGLVEAGVVMEEIGRNLTASPFLASNVVAATALLAAGTEAQKQAILPKIASGELIATLAVDEHSKHNPRNTALKAEKSASGYTLDGHKTFVLDGHVADLFIVAARTSGAKGELAGVTLFLVDAKTKGVSVERVVMVDAHNAARVTLNNIPVPESAVLGKVGEGLLPLNAALSAGRVAASAEMLGIADEVFARTVNYLKERQQFTKIIGEFQALQHRAAHLYCEIEFTRSAVLKALQALDEGTPTAIGLASVAKAKAGTTVTLAVQEGVQMHGGIGMTDEFEMGFFMKRARVLQELFGDATYHADLLAQLKKY